The following nucleotide sequence is from Podospora bellae-mahoneyi strain CBS 112042 chromosome 1 map unlocalized CBS112042p_1, whole genome shotgun sequence.
agaatAGAACCTGGGGAGACTACTACGACAATGTACAACGGGCATACGTATATACCTAGACACGCATACTTTACACGACTGCAGGGCCCAACCCCAACTACGGTACTCGCCTATTCTCATACCACCTTTTTCCTTGGGTATGATAGGTAGCTGATATCACCCATCAGCCGCACCTCAACAattggagaaggaaagaCGTACGATCTATCCAGTTTCCAGTTTTCGGTAGGCAATTTCTCTTGGGCCTtcctttcttcctccccacacacacacacacacacacccacaacTGGACGATGGCCACCTGCGAGCCAAGACAAAGCTCGTACCAAAATACAACATCAGAAGTTCAATTGGAGATTGTCATTGGggcaagcaaaaaaaaaaaaaaaaaaaaaaaaggaccgGATGGGAGGGCCGGACGGGGGCTGGGATCCAATGAGAAATTTGGAAATAACGAGGAAGAGCTTATGAAAGATTTCCATATTTTATTACAACCCGGAAAAATAAGGCCGAGCGAATGAGGTTGTAAAATGAGCGAGGTGGTACAAAGGCACAGACAGAGGGGTGGGGTCtagacaaaacaaaaacggGCGAAAAAGATATCTTTTCTTATGCATGCTGGGGAACTGtcggatgggatgggggttgggggggggggaggataggCAAGGCGTGGTGGTTTGGTAGCAGATGCGAGGGAATGACGAAGCAAAGTGACGGGAGAGATGGGTGTGAGAGACGGGTGTGAGAGATGGGTgtgagagatgggatgaaccAGCCAGAACCAAGAACTTGTTTGACGCACGTCGGGATCAGAATCTTTTCTCTCAAACAACCTTGTAGGGCTGAAGAGAAAGATGAGACCTGGTGAGGTGAGTGGAGGGGTTCCACAGAATGGAAGTGTGGAACAGGGAAGAGGGAAAGCATCAGCGCTAAGCCGTGTGGGGATTAGAAGATAGATGTTTGATGACTTCCTAGAAGGGCAGTTGGATCACAAGATGATTGGGGATGTGATGGGATTACAAAGACGTACGGTCGTGGGCTATTACTAGAGCATCAGAAGATGGATGCGGTCGTCGTGGCATTCATTCCGAGAGGGCAAAACGTCGCGGAGCGAGCTGGGCGATGGTTGAACGAAGAGTTGGGAAGTTGAATGGAAATTCCATTTGGGTTTAGCGTTCCCGAACGCCACTTGGTTGTCGGCCCGCCAGTGGACACAATGGACCGCAGCCTCGCCTTAGTGCAAACAACACGGCTGTCTATGCCTCTCCTAATTGCATTAGCCCAGTAGCACACTTACACAGCACGAACAAAGTGCGGGggctcctccccccatctccagctcctcctcacccctcGTCCATTCCCGTCACTTGCCCGGCTCTCGTGGTGCGCGAACTGCTCCCCTCACAGAGCAGCCCGAAAGACTCGTCCGCAACACCCAAAGAAGCACTTTCCACTGCGGCCCTGTCTGgcggtgaagaagaaagccGTCGTACGCTCTCAcggctccctcctccacgttCCGGCTCGCCGAGTCTCCGCACAATACAACGGCTACGCCCTTTGGAAGCAGTCGCTTTCAACGGTTTGGCCCGGGTGGATGATGCGGCGTTTCTGGTCTTGTGTTCCCagtcaccccctcccctggcTTACGTGTTGGTTGGAGCTTCAGCTTGTCGCTCTTCCCGTTGGTCTTTAATCACCCTTGAACGCCGCACGTCTACCTTCACCCACCCGGCTCGCCATGGCCCCCTGCCATTACCTAGCTGCTCCGAGTGAGCACAACGGATGGAGGCGGGGTTGGAATGGGTGTGGATGGTGGATTACCTGCGGTGTGGATGATGGTTTTGGGTTGCACTCACTCACTCCATGTCACTAgacacccccatctcccacctCGCCGCCCATCGCCCCGTCAGTCTGTCGGCTCTGGGGAACGTTCGTCTGCCATCACGTTTGTGAAtcggaaggggaaggggggtggtgaagcctcgcgtgggtggggggaaggggggtcaCCGCTCGGACTCAACGGCGCCGTACACTACACACCTCACACCTCTCAACCATCGAGAACAGCGGCAGGTACGTGATCGGAGTGCGCCATGCTTCCTTTTCTAGGTTGATCACACGAAAGCCCAGAGAAGTCTCTTGCTTGCTTGGTTCGTCAACATCCTGGCTCGAGCATGGATGATATTTAGTTCCGTTAGGTCCCGACTGCTCGGGTCGCCTTCTTTGGTTCGGCATGTTGATCTCAGCGCGCTGTTGCCAGAGCAGAATCAGGCTGTGTGTGCCTTGGGGTGTGGTCTGCCTTGTCTTGCTGGCAGCTACAAGATTCACACCGGCCCGCCGCTTCTTTTTTGACTCTTGCCTACCCCGGGATTTTTGTTTCTCTGCCCTCCATCATCTGTCTTTGTGACCTTTGCAACTGGttgcgggggtggtgatcgATCCAACCTACAACGTTGTCGTCCGCTATTCTCATTTGTTGCCCCTTTCTTTTGTCATActatattatactatatcGATACAACTTTCCTCCTTTTGCTCGTTGGGTGCTACCTGATACCACAGCCTTGCCTCACCATTTTCACGCCCTCGGCTCGAAACCCGTCACCTTGCCTGCTTCCTCGCCGACGGCTTTCTCGATGTCCCGGCCGCAAAAACGCAAGCTCGCCTCCGGCGTGTCTGAGCCTAGGCCGAAGCGATTCTCGTGGCGAGGCAAGGGTCCAGTCCCTCGGCCTACCCCAAGCGAGGAGACCCAGGCGCTCTACGATCTCTGGCAGCAGGCCGAGCGTGAAGTGAACCTGGCAGACCTGCGGAGGCTGAGCGAGCCACCGACCTttgtcggccatggcgaGTTTCTCCTCTCACCCTCGCAAGCAACTTCGAGATCTCGTTCCCCTTCCTGCGCCAGCACCACTCACTCGGTCACAAAGGCGATGAATGGTGTCGACCTCAACCAACAAGGATCGAAGTCCAAAAAGAAACGGGCCACGCGTACCAAACCGCTGAGCAAGCCTGCCAAGGCCAAAGCAGCGTTCATACGAAAGCTGGGAGCTTGTGAGGACTGCAGGAAACGACGTGTCGGGGTAAGATTGCTCCACCTTTGTCTGCGTCACTTGGGTTGCCTCTAACCTGGCCTTGCAGTGCACTCGCGAACACTGGGATCTTCATCTTTTCGAGGAAGCATGGAGGGTCCAATACGGACCGTTGCccgaggaggtggatatCAAGCCTACTCCGCTACCCGAGTTAGGCGTGGAATATTTCAAGACCGAGTTCCAAGTCACCCAGATTCCAACCCCCGAGGTCGCCCCCGCACGACCGCCTCCAGACCCGAGCAACCGGTACCAGGCTCGGTTCAGTGAACTGGATGACCTTGCCGGTGTTGGAGGGCAGGTCGTCTCCGCTGCTGGCGCGCCGCTGGGACCGGTCGATGAGGAGATTGACATCGACAATATGCTGCAGACATTGCAGCATGAGGACCACGAGGAGCCGCCGCTCATCCCTGTCGAGTTTACCGACTTCTTTGACACCGACTTCGATCTGGACTTTGGCGGCGCCGACATTTTTCAACCAGCCCCCGAGACGAGCTTCAACCCCGAGCCCACAGACGATACCTGGCTTGGAGACACAGATTATCAGTGTGTGCCTGTAGGCAAACAGACCTACAACTTTGTCGGACAGCTGCAGTTTGAATGTCTCGGAGCCTCTGCCGCCGAGCATGACGGTGTGGAATTCACTTGTGCGCAACGCTTCAACACGTTAGACTTGCTCATCGAGCACTTCTACAGCGCGCATTATGTCTTTGAGAATCACgaggagagaggaaggtgcCTGAGCTGCTTGCTCGACTGGGATCTTACCAGCGCCGAGGAGTTAACCGAGCCTTGCAAGCAGTGTGGCCAGGACCGGCACGAGAAGTGGTACTGGGGATTCATCAGCAAGGGCACACCGCCGAGCTTGACTTCGGGGACCACGTCCGTGAGGGTCGCCAGTCAAGACGGATATGGCTACGGGATGCAGCAGGGAGGGTCGCCGTTTGGGAACCAGTCGACCGATCTCTACGGCCACGGCAGCGGGGGTGGGTATGactttggtggaggattcCTCTTTGGGGACTATGGGGACGGGCGCAATCAGTACTACAAGGCGGCCCAGCACCTGACGAAGCAGCCGTACAAACCCACGATCAACAGAGGCAGCAAAGCGATGCCGGCTTTTGGGTCTGATCCGGCTTCCTCTATCTTCGTTGGATTCTCCCTTCTTTCGGTCATCGCCACACGCCTGTATTTGGCCGTCGGAGCTCCCTATCAGCCAGCCTCTTCATTGACGGTGTCGAGCCTAAGTTGGTGGGCGGCTTTCGTCCCAGAGTTGTCGGTTGCTTGCATCGGTGCCGGGTTGGTAGCGATGTGGCTGTTTCGACATGTTGTTCAGTATCGGGAGGATTCGGTATGTCCTTGCCCCTTCTTGTCTCTGGTTGCCGCGATGGATTGCTAATGTAAATGACAGTTGTATGCTGCCCTGAGTATGGCCAGAGCGGAGGCTCTTGAGGGTTCCGTGAGAGCTGCAGTTGCTGCTTAAAAGACTTTGGGTGCGTTTTTCTTCTGTCTGGGCTTACACGGTAGATTACTATGACGCAAGTCAGaatttttggttttggtttttggaTACATCTCCCACGCTTCTTGTGTTTCCTATccccttcctttcctttaCTCGACACATGGTGACTCGAGTATCGGGTGGTGGGTTTCGATACTTTCGGccatttcttttcttcctaATTCTCGTTGCAATGTTTCTTTCCATGTACTGGCTTCTTAATGTCATAGATAGAACCATCGGAGGACAACTGcgggttttggaggaggaaaatgtGTATTCAGCGACATTGGGTGGAATACTGCTTTTTGTACTGGCGAGTCATGGGTGATGAGGTAGGTGatgaggtgatgaggtgatgaggtggtgaggtgatgatgaggtgatGACGCTTGcgacttctttttcttggagAACACATGGAGTATGACGGGCGAGATGACTTTACAACCTACCcttatatataccgctttcttctcaacctctGTCGGCGCCTACACGGATGTTTCCAATTCTACCTCGCATTTCTGCCCCTATCAATATCGCATCATGCCTACTGCCTACAGATCGTTTCATGCCAGTAACTCCAAGTATGGGTAAATTCCGCCTGTCACATTGCTTAACCGAAAGAGAGCGAGGCTTGTTTGTGTGACCTTGCAGGAGTAGCGGTTGGGATCGAAAACTTGAACACTGCCACGCAACTGCGAGATTGCATTGGACAGGAACCGACAGCCGGCAGAAAGACGGTGGAAGGTGcatcacaaccacctcatcGGTTCAAAGTGcggggaaggaaaagagtCATGGAGCTGGAGATGTGAGACAGGTTTGTTGACCTTTGGACGGCGCCTTTGAGAGCTTTGAGTCAACCTGATCGAATGCAGGTGGTCGGGTGTGTgaaaaggggagaggaggaggagtgaaCAGAGAGAGCAAAGGGGCTGTTTCTTGGCCGGTGTGTTTTCGGCTGGCTGGCCTGGGCTGGAAGGATACGGCCtcctggggaggtgggtgcaGAGGCGGGGCCGCACCATTCCGTGTGAAGGCGCTCGCTCGCCGTGAAGTGCAACCATGCAAGCCACCCCGGTACGGGAGAGGGTACCGGGTGGGAGAGGAATATTTTGTAGAACTTGGAGGATTGGAAGCGAGgacggggtggtgaggacggggGAGATATAGGAGGGATGGGGGCCAGAGTGGTTTCACGGTAGATTGGAGTGACGATGCCAGGTTTCAGATGACCTTTTTcaggtggtggaagaagctTCTTGGGGGATTTTGCCACTGTAAAGGTTCGCCATGGCCATCTGGTGATGCTCCGCAAAGATGAAGCTGGGACAGAAATAAGATCGGACACCAAGTATACGGCCCCACTCCAAGATTGA
It contains:
- a CDS encoding uncharacterized protein (EggNog:ENOG503PRAB), producing the protein MSRPQKRKLASGVSEPRPKRFSWRGKGPVPRPTPSEETQALYDLWQQAEREVNLADLRRLSEPPTFVGHGEFLLSPSQATSRSRSPSCASTTHSVTKAMNGVDLNQQGSKSKKKRATRTKPLSKPAKAKAAFIRKLGACEDCRKRRVGCTREHWDLHLFEEAWRVQYGPLPEEVDIKPTPLPELGVEYFKTEFQVTQIPTPEVAPARPPPDPSNRYQARFSELDDLAGVGGQVVSAAGAPLGPVDEEIDIDNMLQTLQHEDHEEPPLIPVEFTDFFDTDFDLDFGGADIFQPAPETSFNPEPTDDTWLGDTDYQCVPVGKQTYNFVGQLQFECLGASAAEHDGVEFTCAQRFNTLDLLIEHFYSAHYVFENHEERGRCLSCLLDWDLTSAEELTEPCKQCGQDRHEKWYWGFISKGTPPSLTSGTTSVRVASQDGYGYGMQQGGSPFGNQSTDLYGHGSGGGYDFGGGFLFGDYGDGRNQYYKAAQHLTKQPYKPTINRGSKAMPAFGSDPASSIFVGFSLLSVIATRLYLAVGAPYQPASSLTVSSLSWWAAFVPELSVACIGAGLVAMWLFRHVVQYREDSLYAALSMARAEALEGSVRAAVAA